The following are from one region of the Nicotiana tomentosiformis chromosome 7, ASM39032v3, whole genome shotgun sequence genome:
- the LOC138895790 gene encoding uncharacterized protein, whose amino-acid sequence MRSNSSQRDPNLWCEYHGKNGHRTRDCRHLREEVETLLKNGHLRKFLSDRAKNNYGRNRDNTEPSKVGQEPPHQTINMIFGGNEINGVTFSAAKKTNVSITHSKRLREDDITFTGEDTNGLLLPHNDALVISLNVLDFKIKRVLVNPRSLANIIQWRVLEQAKLTGSIIPATKLLAGFNLASVTTRGEILLLTNAEGVIKTTLFKVVNGDTGYNIILGRPWLHEMKDVPSTYHQLLKFPTPKGITQIRGDQPAAREMNVILVSSSKGKEHKT is encoded by the coding sequence ATGAGATCCAattccagccagagggatcccaacttatggtgtgaataccatgggaaGAACGGCCACCGAACAagggactgccgacacctccgggaagaggtggaaacactattgaagaatggtcacctcagaaaattcttgagtgaccgagctaagaataaTTATGGTCGTAACAGAGACAACACGGAACCTTCGAAAGTAGGACAAGAACCCCCACACcaaacgatcaatatgatcttcggagggaatgagattaatggggtcaccttttcggcagcgaagaagacgaatgtatcaataactcatagtaaaagactccgggaagacgatatcactttcacggggGAGGACACAAACGGATTATTGTTACCAcataatgatgcactagtaatttctttaaatgtgttagattttaagattaaacgtgttttagTAAATCCAAGAAGtttggctaatatcatacaatggagagtattggagcaagctaaacttaccggaagcattattccggcaacaaagctccttgctggattcaaccttgcgagcgtgacgacccggggagagattttgctgctcacgaatgctgaaggagtaatAAAAACAACTCTCTTCAAAGTAGTGAATGGTGACACGGGATacaatatcatcctgggaaggccatggttacacgagatgaaagatgtaccctcaacatatcaccaattgctgaagtttccaacgcccAAAGGAATCAcgcagataagaggtgatcaaccggcagCAAGAGAGATGAATGTAATTTTAGTTtctagtagcaaagggaaggagcacaaGACATAG